A window of Cryptomeria japonica chromosome 3, Sugi_1.0, whole genome shotgun sequence contains these coding sequences:
- the LOC131066666 gene encoding protein EMSY-LIKE 3 isoform X2: protein MAYRPSDSSGTDDDLLPPHLNRMPRGGDRSGANMRFPAGKLMNIQSDADMEARIRRAEQEAYCAVLRAFNAQSDAVSWEKEELISELRKELRVSDMEHRALLGKVNRDDTLKHIRENRQGTSNQHRYISAVPHSAVKTLDSTVSASFKKQKISPMMASLPQAILPSTMHAAPGKLASSAAGRGVVGGGRGRKSKGSVDVRWDCDGPLEMSRGSAGHNEKFLANNGGRGKGYPKGQGANGYATFQNGTFSKKPENIELRETDKLIKEVERVCRDHPDPSVVENAKMALRDQEQSLLEAIKRLESDEEDCQMPHSNHTHANQERMWRNRQVNGNGGYNKEDISGGRRAGGSNRNPMVESGGISSDDQQEDEYGDEDG from the exons ATGGCGTACCGTCCGTCTGATAGTAGCG GGACGGATGATGATCTTCTACCACCTCACTTGAACCGAATGCCAAGAGGAGGGGATCGGTCTGGTGCAAACATGAGGTTTCCTGCTGGAAAACTAATGAATATACAAAGTGATGCTGATATGGAGGCTCGTATTCGCCGGGCAGAGCAAGAGGCTTACTGCGCTGTCCTTCGTGCTTTTAATGCTCAATCTGATGCTGTTTCCTGG GAGAAAGAGGAGTTAATCTCAGAGCTGAGAAAAGAACTAAGAGTTTCTGATATGGAGCACAGGGCACTGCTAGGGAAAGTTAATAGAGATGATACGCTGAAACATATAAG AGAAAATCGGCAGGGAACATCTAATCAACACAGATATATATCCGCTGTACCACACTCTGCTGTGAAGACACTTGATTCTACGGTTTCAGCATCTTTTAAAAAGCAAAAAATCTCACCTATGATGGCCTCTTTACCTCAAGCAATTTTACCTTCTACAATGCATGCTGCACCGGGAAAATTGGCATCTTCAGCAGCAGGAAGAGGAGTGGTTGGGGGTGGGAGAGGAAGGAAATCGAAAGGG TCAGTGGATGTTCGATGGGATTGTGATGGTCCTTTAGAGATGAGTCGTGGATCAGCAGGACACAATGAAAAGTTTCTGGCTAATAATGGTGGTAGAGGAAAGGGGTATCCAAAGGGCCAAGGTGCAAATGGATATGCAACTTTTCAAAACGGTACGTTCAGCAAAAAGCCTGAGAACATTGAGTTACGCGAGACAGATAAGCTCATTAAAGAG GTGGAAAGAGTCTGTAGAGATCATCCTGATCCTTCTGTTGTGGAGAATGCTAAGATGGCACTAAGA GATCAAGAACAATCACTCCTGGAAGCAATTAAAAGACTGGAATCAGACGAAG AAGATTGTCAGATGCCTCATTCCAACCATACACATGCTAACCAAGAAAGAATGTGGAGAAACAGGCAAGTAAATGGAAATGGAGGATATAACAAAGAAGACATAAGTGGAGGTCGTAGGGCTGGAGGTTCAAACAGAAATCCCATGGTTGAAAGTGGTGGTATTTCCTCTGATGATCAGCAAGAGGATGAATATGGTGATGAAGATGGTTAG
- the LOC131066666 gene encoding protein EMSY-LIKE 1 isoform X1, whose amino-acid sequence MAYRPSDSSGTDDDLLPPHLNRMPRGGDRSGANMRFPAGKLMNIQSDADMEARIRRAEQEAYCAVLRAFNAQSDAVSWEKEELISELRKELRVSDMEHRALLGKVNRDDTLKHIRENRQGTSNQHRYISAVPHSAVKTLDSTVSASFKKQKISPMMASLPQAILPSTMHAAPGKLASSAAGRGVVGGGRGRKSKGMQSVDVRWDCDGPLEMSRGSAGHNEKFLANNGGRGKGYPKGQGANGYATFQNGTFSKKPENIELRETDKLIKEVERVCRDHPDPSVVENAKMALRDQEQSLLEAIKRLESDEEDCQMPHSNHTHANQERMWRNRQVNGNGGYNKEDISGGRRAGGSNRNPMVESGGISSDDQQEDEYGDEDG is encoded by the exons ATGGCGTACCGTCCGTCTGATAGTAGCG GGACGGATGATGATCTTCTACCACCTCACTTGAACCGAATGCCAAGAGGAGGGGATCGGTCTGGTGCAAACATGAGGTTTCCTGCTGGAAAACTAATGAATATACAAAGTGATGCTGATATGGAGGCTCGTATTCGCCGGGCAGAGCAAGAGGCTTACTGCGCTGTCCTTCGTGCTTTTAATGCTCAATCTGATGCTGTTTCCTGG GAGAAAGAGGAGTTAATCTCAGAGCTGAGAAAAGAACTAAGAGTTTCTGATATGGAGCACAGGGCACTGCTAGGGAAAGTTAATAGAGATGATACGCTGAAACATATAAG AGAAAATCGGCAGGGAACATCTAATCAACACAGATATATATCCGCTGTACCACACTCTGCTGTGAAGACACTTGATTCTACGGTTTCAGCATCTTTTAAAAAGCAAAAAATCTCACCTATGATGGCCTCTTTACCTCAAGCAATTTTACCTTCTACAATGCATGCTGCACCGGGAAAATTGGCATCTTCAGCAGCAGGAAGAGGAGTGGTTGGGGGTGGGAGAGGAAGGAAATCGAAAGGG ATGCAGTCAGTGGATGTTCGATGGGATTGTGATGGTCCTTTAGAGATGAGTCGTGGATCAGCAGGACACAATGAAAAGTTTCTGGCTAATAATGGTGGTAGAGGAAAGGGGTATCCAAAGGGCCAAGGTGCAAATGGATATGCAACTTTTCAAAACGGTACGTTCAGCAAAAAGCCTGAGAACATTGAGTTACGCGAGACAGATAAGCTCATTAAAGAG GTGGAAAGAGTCTGTAGAGATCATCCTGATCCTTCTGTTGTGGAGAATGCTAAGATGGCACTAAGA GATCAAGAACAATCACTCCTGGAAGCAATTAAAAGACTGGAATCAGACGAAG AAGATTGTCAGATGCCTCATTCCAACCATACACATGCTAACCAAGAAAGAATGTGGAGAAACAGGCAAGTAAATGGAAATGGAGGATATAACAAAGAAGACATAAGTGGAGGTCGTAGGGCTGGAGGTTCAAACAGAAATCCCATGGTTGAAAGTGGTGGTATTTCCTCTGATGATCAGCAAGAGGATGAATATGGTGATGAAGATGGTTAG